Part of the Coriobacteriia bacterium genome, CTGGTGGCCATCGCCGTGCCGGTGTTCAACGCGGCGCGCAGCACGGCGCAGCAGAAGACCTGCTTCGCGAACCAGCGGACGCTCGAAGGCGCTGCGATCAACTACTCGAGCCAATACGGGGCGTATCCGGCGGCCGGTACGGTCGACGCCACACACCCGCTGATCGCAAACGGTTTTGTGAAGG contains:
- a CDS encoding prepilin-type N-terminal cleavage/methylation domain-containing protein, with amino-acid sequence MKRSRKSEGFTLVELMVVVLVIGILVAIAVPVFNAARSTAQQKTCFANQRTLEGAAINYSSQYGAYPAAGTVDATHPLIANGFVKAPPVCPLGGQQYAMDASGTVTLASLTCGHPHY